The Pyrodictium delaneyi genome contains a region encoding:
- a CDS encoding 4Fe-4S dicluster domain-containing protein: MSRRSERCGLTRREFLQAGILVAAAAAVSTPRLVAGFEAPPSLDNNDSYYEPFLLEGDEDRIAYYEALGFVVEENGKKCVANPLLPNKCMVYTKPYRDDRFPLLPPGATEDFYRRCIRCGLCYFACSYMGYHAIRLASLREGLHKLGSPAVDNMITYPCTLCMECTKVCPTGALKEIPKEDVKMGIALIDPDLCWAWNSGDCKSCAKACPFGSEVFEFTFNEWGVHTRVNADKCKGCGLCVPACPIGGSAIHVLPLDEYERRIRNYKNTGMSYDDYLRLILETERNDPFKATWRAAINTDYIQNVRGIEEEKIATELGASDINVTSVRRHKGD, from the coding sequence TTGTCTAGGAGATCAGAGAGATGTGGGTTGACGCGAAGAGAATTCCTTCAAGCAGGCATACTGGTGGCGGCGGCTGCAGCGGTTTCTACTCCTAGGCTTGTTGCGGGTTTCGAGGCACCGCCGAGTCTAGATAATAACGATTCATACTATGAACCATTTCTCCTTGAAGGTGATGAGGATCGTATAGCCTACTATGAAGCACTAGGCTTTGTAGTTGAAGAAAACGGTAAGAAGTGTGTTGCGAATCCATTACTTCCTAATAAGTGTATGGTTTATACTAAACCATATAGGGATGATAGATTTCCTCTCCTTCCACCAGGTGCAACGGAGGACTTCTACAGGCGGTGTATACGTTGTGGTCTCTGCTACTTTGCGTGTAGCTACATGGGTTACCATGCCATACGTTTGGCGAGTTTGCGTGAGGGCCTCCATAAACTTGGTAGCCCCGCTGTCGACAATATGATTACATACCCGTGTACACTTTGTATGGAGTGCACCAAGGTTTGTCCTACTGGTGCGCTAAAAGAGATACCTAAGGAAGACGTGAAGATGGGCATAGCTTTGATAGATCCAGATCTCTGTTGGGCATGGAATAGTGGAGACTGTAAGAGCTGCGCTAAGGCTTGTCCCTTTGGCTCTGAGGTCTTTGAATTTACGTTCAATGAGTGGGGCGTGCATACAAGGGTCAACGCGGATAAGTGTAAGGGCTGTGGCCTATGTGTTCCGGCTTGTCCTATAGGCGGTTCGGCAATACATGTGCTCCCATTGGATGAATATGAACGAAGGATACGGAATTACAAGAATACGGGTATGAGTTATGATGACTACTTAAGGTTGATACTAGAGACAGAGCGGAATGACCCCTTCAAGGCCACTTGGAGGGCGGCTATAAACACAGATTATATTCAGAATGTGAGGGGAATCGAGGAAGAGAAAATAGCTACAGAACTAGGTGCAAGTGACATCAATGTAACTTCTGTGAGGAGGCATAAGGGGGATTAG
- a CDS encoding 4Fe-4S binding protein, with amino-acid sequence MPPRSKLGRKLWLSIRGIPPRGKYTIARRLLQVIVLGLFATQMLVSGAIIEGSLASSRVFRAIPMMDLLAWLEQAAATHSPTIESVIAVLVVFALYSVLGRFFCGWVCPMDLIFSLFERKLSSTRAPPLTRPHRAGLVEKIVPLIMVIVYLGLSVVLGQPFFTTISPVAGATKLGSVLVGVLYNIPGATIGLAMAWATVTGFALIVNIIAEYVFGIKRFWCRFVCPIGNIYGYVMNRYSPLRVKVINREKCLGCNLCSISCPVSIDLLEYIHAGKDVIDYRCFHCGRCVEVCPHGVLKFGFRFGKTRRT; translated from the coding sequence ATGCCTCCACGTAGTAAGCTTGGTCGTAAGCTCTGGCTCAGCATACGTGGTATACCGCCTCGCGGCAAATATACCATAGCAAGAAGATTGTTGCAGGTAATAGTGCTTGGCCTCTTTGCTACGCAAATGTTGGTATCAGGGGCAATTATAGAAGGAAGTCTTGCCTCAAGCAGGGTCTTCCGAGCAATACCTATGATGGATTTATTAGCCTGGCTAGAACAAGCAGCAGCAACTCATAGCCCAACAATAGAGTCTGTTATTGCGGTACTAGTGGTATTTGCACTGTATAGTGTACTAGGCCGCTTCTTTTGCGGCTGGGTCTGCCCGATGGATCTCATCTTCAGTTTATTTGAGCGTAAGTTGTCAAGCACGAGGGCGCCACCGCTTACAAGGCCTCACCGTGCTGGTCTCGTCGAAAAAATCGTACCGCTAATAATGGTGATCGTGTATCTTGGGTTGTCGGTAGTGCTGGGTCAGCCATTCTTTACAACCATATCGCCAGTAGCAGGTGCCACGAAGCTAGGCTCGGTGCTGGTTGGTGTATTATACAACATACCCGGCGCCACAATAGGTCTGGCAATGGCGTGGGCCACGGTTACGGGCTTTGCGCTCATAGTGAACATAATTGCAGAGTATGTGTTCGGGATAAAGAGGTTCTGGTGTAGGTTCGTCTGCCCAATAGGTAATATATATGGGTACGTGATGAATCGCTACAGCCCGCTCCGTGTAAAGGTCATAAACAGGGAGAAGTGTCTTGGCTGCAACCTCTGTAGCATCTCTTGCCCTGTAAGCATAGATCTTCTAGAATATATACATGCAGGAAAGGATGTGATAGACTATAGATGCTTCCATTGTGGCCGTTGCGTCGAGGTATGTCCGCATGGTGTGCTAAA